From Flavipsychrobacter sp., a single genomic window includes:
- a CDS encoding sigma-54 dependent transcriptional regulator: MEIQSIKNRFGIIGNSPALNHALSTAVQVANTDLTVLIVGESGVGKEAFSNIIHALSPRKHNSFIAVNCGAIPEGTIDSELFGHEKGAFTGAVDSRKGYFETVNSGTIFLDEIGELPLGTQARLLRVLESGEFIRVGSSKVQKTDVRVITATNRDLLEQTRKGKFREDLYYRLSTVPIRVPALRDRKEDIPLLFRKFASDFGERYRTTSVQLDASAQQVLINYTWPGNIRQLKNIAEQISVLSIDKTIDATQMQSFLPTESESRALALLQPSGMPIPNPSGSGHEQTSSTERDILYKLFFDLKKDLTELKQMMYKLVSPNDDSYTPTPSVSSEKLLPAYSSSPEPTSQQSYNTGTGGTTPIVIHTPSGGAVDVHEEVEESLLLADREKEFIIKALQKHKGRRRDAASELGISERTLYRKIKEYDIKE; encoded by the coding sequence ATGGAAATACAAAGTATAAAAAACAGGTTTGGCATTATTGGCAACTCCCCAGCACTCAATCATGCTTTGAGTACCGCAGTACAAGTAGCTAACACTGACCTTACTGTACTTATAGTAGGTGAAAGTGGAGTTGGTAAAGAAGCTTTCTCTAATATCATTCATGCACTATCTCCACGCAAACACAATTCTTTCATTGCTGTCAACTGCGGTGCTATACCCGAAGGCACTATTGACAGTGAACTTTTTGGCCATGAAAAAGGAGCCTTTACAGGAGCTGTAGATAGTCGTAAAGGGTATTTTGAAACGGTGAACAGTGGTACTATTTTTCTTGATGAAATTGGAGAATTACCACTTGGTACTCAAGCCCGTTTATTAAGAGTTTTAGAAAGTGGTGAATTCATTCGTGTCGGTTCATCAAAAGTGCAAAAAACCGATGTGCGTGTCATCACAGCTACTAACCGAGACCTACTGGAACAAACCAGAAAAGGTAAGTTTAGAGAAGACTTATATTACCGCTTAAGCACAGTACCTATTAGAGTACCAGCTTTAAGAGACAGGAAGGAAGATATCCCTCTACTATTCCGCAAGTTTGCCTCCGATTTTGGCGAGCGCTATCGTACTACATCAGTACAGCTCGACGCTTCGGCACAGCAAGTATTGATCAATTATACCTGGCCCGGAAATATTCGCCAACTGAAAAATATTGCAGAGCAAATATCTGTTCTTAGTATCGATAAAACTATTGACGCCACTCAGATGCAAAGCTTCCTGCCTACAGAAAGTGAATCGAGAGCTTTGGCATTATTACAACCATCGGGCATGCCCATACCTAACCCATCTGGCAGCGGGCATGAGCAAACCAGTAGTACTGAAAGAGATATACTTTACAAGCTCTTTTTTGACTTAAAGAAAGACCTTACAGAGTTAAAACAAATGATGTATAAACTTGTCAGCCCTAATGATGACAGCTATACACCTACCCCATCTGTTAGTAGTGAGAAGTTGCTACCTGCTTATAGTAGTAGCCCAGAACCAACCAGCCAACAATCCTATAATACAGGCACTGGCGGTACGACCCCAATTGTAATCCACACTCCATCTGGTGGTGCTGTAGATGTACATGAAGAGGTTGAAGAATCTTTATTATTAGCCGATAGAGAAAAAGAGTTTATCATCAAAGCGCTACAGAAACACAAAGGCAGAAGACGTGATGCGGCTAGTGAATTAGGCATTTCGGAGCGTACGCTGTATAGAAAAATTAAAGAATACGATATCAAAGAGTAA
- the miaB gene encoding tRNA (N6-isopentenyl adenosine(37)-C2)-methylthiotransferase MiaB → MADTLDKVMDENRQGEAYAPFLDDPNTYNKKFYIESYGCAMNFSDSEVVASILQEQGFGATRDLNEADLVLLNTCSIREKAEQTVRTRLKTFRKVKQAKPGMLVGVLGCMAERLKTKLLDEEKLVDMVVGPDAYRSLPNLIDEADGGQKSVNVLLSREETYADISPVRLDSNGVTSFVSIMRGCNNMCTFCVVPFTRGRERSRDAASIVKESQELFDRGYKEITLLGQNVDSYYYTTTNSDGTVTEVTFAKLLEMVALISPKLRVRFSTSHPKDITDDVLFTMAKYDNVCNNIHLPVQSGSTRLLALMNRTYTREWYLNKVKRIREIIPDCGLSTDIITGFCTETEEDHQESLSLMEACCFDMAYMYAYSERPGTLAARRYKDDVPEDVKQRRLEEIITQKKKNSEESYKRDIGKTFEILIENRSKKSDQDWAGRNSQNKMVIFPKGDHGLKIGDYVNVMIKEATSATLIGEIVS, encoded by the coding sequence ATGGCAGACACTCTTGATAAAGTGATGGATGAAAACAGGCAAGGTGAGGCTTATGCCCCATTTTTGGACGACCCAAACACTTACAACAAGAAATTTTATATAGAAAGCTATGGCTGTGCTATGAATTTCAGCGATAGCGAGGTAGTAGCCTCCATCCTTCAAGAACAGGGTTTTGGAGCTACTAGAGACCTTAATGAGGCAGATCTTGTATTACTGAATACCTGTTCTATTAGAGAAAAAGCAGAACAAACCGTTCGTACCCGACTAAAAACCTTCCGAAAAGTGAAGCAAGCCAAGCCAGGTATGCTGGTAGGTGTTTTAGGCTGTATGGCAGAACGATTGAAAACCAAGCTTTTAGATGAGGAGAAGCTAGTAGACATGGTTGTAGGCCCTGATGCATACCGCAGCCTGCCCAACCTTATAGATGAGGCAGATGGGGGACAAAAATCAGTAAATGTGCTACTAAGTAGAGAGGAGACTTATGCTGACATCTCCCCTGTTCGTTTGGATAGTAACGGCGTTACTTCCTTTGTAAGCATCATGCGCGGTTGTAACAATATGTGTACATTCTGTGTAGTTCCGTTTACTCGTGGTAGAGAGCGTAGCCGTGATGCAGCAAGTATTGTGAAAGAAAGCCAAGAGCTATTTGATAGAGGCTATAAGGAGATAACACTATTAGGGCAAAATGTTGATAGCTATTACTATACTACTACTAATTCTGATGGCACCGTTACAGAAGTAACTTTTGCTAAGCTATTAGAGATGGTAGCATTAATATCACCAAAGCTTCGAGTTCGTTTTAGCACCTCTCACCCTAAGGACATCACAGATGATGTATTGTTTACCATGGCAAAGTATGACAACGTGTGTAATAACATACACTTGCCTGTGCAAAGTGGAAGTACCCGTTTACTAGCACTTATGAACCGCACCTATACGCGCGAGTGGTATTTAAACAAAGTAAAACGCATCAGAGAGATTATTCCTGACTGCGGTTTGAGTACAGATATTATTACAGGTTTTTGTACAGAAACAGAGGAAGACCATCAAGAATCTCTTAGCTTGATGGAAGCGTGCTGCTTTGATATGGCTTATATGTATGCCTACAGTGAACGTCCGGGCACATTAGCAGCTCGTAGATATAAGGATGATGTACCTGAAGATGTAAAACAACGACGCCTTGAGGAGATCATTACACAGAAAAAGAAGAATTCAGAAGAGAGTTATAAAAGAGATATAGGTAAGACATTTGAAATACTGATAGAAAACAGAAGTAAAAAAAGCGACCAAGATTGGGCAGGTAGAAACAGCCAAAACAAAATGGTAATTTTCCCTAAAGGTGATCATGGCTTGAAGATCGGGGATTATGTAAATGTGATGATCAAAGAAGCTACTTCTGCTACCCTTATCGGCGAGATCGTTTCATAA
- a CDS encoding tetratricopeptide repeat protein gives MTTPKRFKVALSFPGEYRPFIEQVADLLSKEYGRDSIFYDFYYEDELARTDLDNYLMNVYTKESHLVVPFFCEDYANKEWCRLEWRFMREIIKKKRGEDIMPFRFDDSKIDGLLSIDGYIDIRGRAPQEIVDLIVKRVTKANYNKSVNPVSHTLVSVSDLQNIENQIADLRGLISNTNNDDFNTQLKKLEEERDDLKLQLLKSEEVRQEQEKIKEELEKSLSKQKESDILKQKAFEAVEKEDYDTAEELLKESAKDRISEVAEDFYQLGKVKELKLEYRPALEYYELAVRASPNNVGYLDKAGRLSRDLGYVDNALRYLDKAIVIEEQKETGTKDLAIYYNEIGLVWHSKGEYDKAIGYYEQALEIDKAYYGDSHPTIATRYNNLGSAWYSKGEYDKAIDYHVRALEIDKKYYRDSHPYIAIDYNNLGMAWDSKGEYDKAIGYYEQALEIGKAYYGDSHPDIAIRYNNLGSAWSSKGSMIKR, from the coding sequence ATGACAACACCCAAAAGATTTAAAGTAGCACTCTCATTTCCTGGAGAATACAGACCTTTTATAGAACAAGTCGCAGACCTGCTTTCTAAAGAGTATGGTAGAGATAGTATATTTTATGATTTTTACTATGAAGATGAGCTAGCAAGAACAGACCTAGATAATTATCTCATGAACGTATACACAAAAGAGTCTCACCTCGTAGTACCGTTCTTTTGTGAAGATTATGCAAATAAAGAATGGTGTAGGCTTGAATGGCGTTTTATGAGAGAAATTATCAAGAAAAAGAGAGGTGAGGATATTATGCCTTTTCGTTTTGATGATTCTAAAATTGATGGTTTATTGTCTATAGATGGATATATAGATATAAGAGGTAGAGCACCTCAGGAAATAGTCGACTTAATAGTTAAAAGAGTAACTAAGGCAAATTATAATAAGAGTGTTAATCCAGTTTCGCATACATTAGTTTCTGTTTCTGATTTGCAGAATATAGAAAACCAAATTGCAGATCTAAGAGGACTTATTTCTAATACTAATAACGATGATTTTAATACCCAATTAAAAAAATTAGAAGAGGAACGTGATGATTTAAAATTGCAGCTTCTTAAAAGTGAGGAAGTAAGACAAGAGCAAGAAAAGATAAAAGAAGAACTAGAAAAATCTCTTAGCAAACAAAAAGAGAGTGATATACTAAAGCAAAAAGCTTTTGAAGCTGTAGAAAAAGAAGATTATGACACTGCAGAAGAATTGCTAAAAGAGTCTGCTAAAGATAGAATAAGTGAGGTAGCTGAGGATTTTTACCAATTGGGGAAAGTAAAAGAACTAAAGTTAGAATACAGGCCAGCTTTAGAATACTATGAATTAGCTGTAAGGGCATCTCCTAATAATGTTGGTTATTTAGATAAGGCGGGAAGGTTATCTCGAGACTTAGGATATGTAGATAATGCACTAAGATATCTTGACAAAGCAATAGTAATAGAGGAGCAAAAAGAAACGGGAACTAAAGATTTGGCAATATACTATAATGAAATTGGTTTGGTTTGGCATTCCAAAGGGGAGTATGATAAAGCGATAGGATATTATGAGCAAGCATTGGAAATAGATAAAGCATATTATGGGGATTCACACCCTACTATTGCTACTCGTTATAATAATCTAGGTAGTGCATGGTATTCCAAAGGGGAGTATGATAAAGCTATCGATTATCACGTGCGAGCATTAGAAATAGATAAAAAATATTACAGGGATTCACACCCCTATATTGCTATTGATTATAATAATCTTGGTATGGCATGGGATTCCAAAGGGGAGTATGATAAAGCGATAGGATATTATGAGCAAGCATTGGAGATAGGTAAAGCATATTATGGGGATTCACACCCTGATATTGCTATTCGTTATAATAATCTAGGTAGTGCATGGTCTTCCAAAGGGAGTATGATAAAGCGATAG
- a CDS encoding tetratricopeptide repeat protein — translation MVFQREYDKAIGYYEQALEIDKVYYGDSHPTIATRYNNLGLAWDSKGEYDKAIGYYEQSLEIGKAYYGDSHPDIATRYNNLGLAWDSKGEYDKAIGYYEQALEIGKAYYGDSHPDIATRYNNLGMAWYSKGEYDKAIGYYEQALEIGKAYYGDSHPDIAIRYNNLGGAWDSKGEYDKAIGYYEQALEIMQQFLGEDHPSTKTVKKNLVLCISERDKKQT, via the coding sequence ATGGTCTTCCAAAGGGAGTATGATAAAGCGATAGGATATTATGAGCAAGCATTGGAAATAGATAAAGTATATTATGGGGATTCACACCCTACTATTGCTACTCGTTATAATAATCTTGGTTTGGCATGGGATTCCAAAGGGGAGTATGATAAAGCGATAGGATATTATGAGCAATCATTGGAAATAGGTAAAGCATATTATGGGGATTCACATCCCGATATTGCTACTCGTTATAATAATCTTGGTTTGGCATGGGATTCCAAAGGGGAGTATGATAAAGCGATAGGATATTATGAGCAAGCATTGGAGATAGGTAAAGCATATTATGGGGATTCACACCCCGATATTGCTACTCGTTATAATAATCTAGGTATGGCATGGTATTCCAAAGGGGAGTATGATAAAGCGATAGGATATTATGAGCAAGCATTGGAGATAGGTAAAGCATATTATGGGGATTCACACCCTGATATTGCTATTCGTTATAATAATCTAGGTGGTGCATGGGATTCCAAAGGGGAGTATGATAAAGCGATAGGATATTATGAGCAAGCATTGGAGATAATGCAACAATTCCTAGGTGAAGATCACCCCTCAACTAAGACAGTGAAAAAAAATCTTGTTCTTTGTATTTCTGAAAGAGATAAGAAACAGACATAA
- a CDS encoding pitrilysin family protein: MKKFILSILTLALATTASQSQELDRSVRPKPGPAPEIKLGKTESFTLDNGMRVFVVENHKLPTITCSIQLDVYPELEGDQAGYSTFLSELLTSGTKTRTKDEYNKEIDFIGANISANSNGVFGSSLKKHQKKLLELMSDVAMNAKFNAEDMEKVRKRTLSGLKASENDPDDMLNNVAAAVKYGTNHPYGEVVTDKTVEKATLASCEKYYQTYFRPNVAYMAVVGDVTVKEIKPLIEKYFGSWQKATVPVAKYAKVNTPSATNVAFVPRDAAVQSVINVTYPVDLQPGHADVVKAKVANAILGGGSTGRLFLNLREEHAWTYGSYSSISQDEIIGQFSAYAKCRNEVSDSSVAEILSEMKRMRNEKVSQEDLDRQISYMSGGFAIGLERPQTVAQYAINVERYNMPKDYYQNYLKNLSAVTVDDIQAIAKKYIDPSKAHIVVVGSVDEVADKLKRFDSDGKLDYYDNYGNKIEVAKKAAAPSDVTAEQIFSDYINAIGGEKTIASVLDVKSVSKGMLSVQGQEIPLTITEIKKSPNKLKTQVEAMGMVVQKQVFDGTTGYNEMQGQKADMDAATMKSAKQQADLHADLHPEKYGIKRTLDGMDKVNGSDAYVLIVEDGDGKKSKEYYDVKNHLLVKSISTEESPQGAITTTSEYSNYKEVPGTSYKIPYKVSQSFGPQSITAEVETIEINKGINDSEFK; the protein is encoded by the coding sequence ATGAAAAAGTTCATTCTTTCAATATTAACACTTGCTCTAGCTACTACTGCGTCTCAGTCGCAAGAGCTTGACCGTAGTGTAAGACCTAAACCAGGTCCTGCACCGGAAATAAAACTAGGTAAAACAGAAAGTTTCACACTAGATAATGGCATGCGTGTTTTCGTTGTAGAAAACCACAAACTGCCTACAATTACTTGTAGCATACAATTGGATGTATACCCTGAACTAGAGGGAGACCAAGCAGGGTACTCTACCTTCCTTTCTGAACTATTAACCTCAGGTACTAAAACACGTACTAAAGATGAGTATAATAAAGAAATAGATTTCATAGGTGCCAACATTAGCGCTAATAGTAATGGTGTATTTGGTAGTAGCCTTAAAAAGCACCAGAAGAAATTACTAGAGCTAATGAGTGATGTAGCAATGAATGCAAAATTCAATGCTGAGGATATGGAGAAAGTTAGGAAGCGTACACTTTCTGGTTTAAAAGCTAGTGAAAACGATCCTGACGACATGTTAAACAATGTTGCTGCTGCTGTTAAATATGGTACAAATCACCCTTACGGTGAAGTAGTTACAGACAAGACTGTAGAAAAAGCGACATTAGCTTCTTGCGAGAAATACTATCAAACATACTTCCGCCCTAACGTAGCATATATGGCTGTTGTGGGAGATGTTACTGTAAAAGAAATAAAGCCTCTAATAGAGAAATACTTCGGTAGCTGGCAAAAAGCAACAGTTCCTGTTGCTAAATATGCCAAAGTAAATACACCGTCAGCTACTAATGTAGCTTTTGTACCAAGAGATGCTGCTGTACAAAGTGTCATCAATGTTACCTACCCTGTTGACCTACAACCGGGACATGCTGATGTAGTAAAGGCGAAAGTAGCTAATGCTATATTAGGTGGAGGTTCTACAGGTCGTTTATTCTTAAACTTACGTGAAGAACACGCTTGGACTTATGGTTCTTACTCTTCTATCTCTCAAGACGAGATCATTGGTCAATTTAGCGCTTATGCTAAATGCCGCAATGAAGTAAGTGACAGCTCTGTTGCTGAAATATTGAGCGAGATGAAACGTATGCGCAATGAGAAAGTATCTCAGGAAGACCTTGACCGTCAGATATCTTATATGTCAGGTGGTTTTGCAATTGGTTTAGAGCGCCCTCAGACTGTTGCTCAATATGCTATTAACGTAGAGCGCTACAACATGCCTAAAGATTATTATCAAAACTATTTGAAGAATCTTAGTGCGGTAACTGTTGATGATATACAAGCAATTGCTAAAAAGTATATCGACCCAAGCAAAGCACATATTGTGGTTGTAGGTAGTGTAGACGAAGTAGCTGACAAACTAAAACGTTTTGATAGCGACGGTAAACTAGACTACTATGATAATTACGGCAACAAAATAGAAGTAGCTAAAAAAGCTGCTGCCCCTAGCGATGTAACTGCTGAACAGATATTCTCTGACTACATCAATGCTATTGGTGGAGAAAAAACTATTGCCTCTGTTTTGGATGTCAAATCTGTAAGTAAAGGTATGTTGAGCGTTCAAGGTCAGGAAATACCATTGACGATCACTGAGATCAAGAAGTCTCCTAACAAACTAAAGACTCAAGTAGAAGCTATGGGTATGGTTGTTCAAAAACAAGTATTTGACGGCACTACAGGCTACAATGAAATGCAAGGCCAAAAAGCGGATATGGATGCTGCTACAATGAAAAGTGCCAAGCAACAAGCAGACCTACATGCAGACTTGCACCCAGAGAAATATGGCATCAAACGTACTCTTGACGGTATGGATAAAGTAAATGGTAGCGATGCTTATGTACTAATAGTAGAAGATGGTGATGGTAAAAAATCAAAAGAATACTACGATGTAAAAAACCATCTTTTAGTAAAATCTATCAGCACAGAAGAAAGCCCTCAAGGAGCTATTACTACTACAAGTGAGTATAGCAACTATAAGGAAGTGCCGGGTACAAGTTATAAAATACCATACAAAGTATCTCAATCATTTGGCCCTCAGTCTATAACAGCAGAGGTAGAGACTATAGAGATCAATAAAGGTATAAACGATAGTGAGTTTAAATAG
- a CDS encoding pitrilysin family protein — MKLNALCSFLLGALLLSSSVAMAKGNIKFTEYDLPNGLHVILHEDHSTPIVAVSVMYHVGSKNEDPQRTGFAHFFEHLLFEGTENIGRGEYMKTIQSAGGQLNANTSQDRTFYYEVLPSNQLELALWMESERMLHAKIDEIGVETQRKVVKEEKKQRYDNTPYGQILNVVYENAYTKHPYRWSPIGKAQYIDQATLSEFMDFYKTFYVPNNATLAIGGDLNIKETKKFIEKYFGGIPRGTKAIPRPTEVEPAQTAEKRVEFYDNVQLPAVVIGYHTPKMGTKDWYALQLLTQMLSQGQSSRFQKELVDKQQKGLAVGAFMIPNEDPGVAFMFGITNQGVKPAEIEEAMLAEIEKVKTGNIDDEEYQKLINQAENDFVTQNRSIQGIVENLATYHTYFKDADLINTELENYTSITKADLKRVANKYFTKQNRLVVYYLPKSEEKKG; from the coding sequence ATGAAGCTGAATGCGCTATGCTCCTTTTTATTGGGCGCTTTACTATTGTCTAGCAGTGTTGCTATGGCAAAAGGTAATATTAAGTTTACGGAATATGATTTGCCTAACGGCCTCCATGTTATCTTACATGAAGACCACTCTACACCTATTGTAGCAGTATCTGTAATGTATCATGTAGGTTCTAAAAACGAAGACCCTCAACGTACTGGTTTTGCCCACTTCTTTGAGCACCTTTTATTTGAAGGAACAGAAAACATTGGCCGTGGTGAGTATATGAAAACGATACAATCTGCAGGTGGTCAACTAAATGCTAATACATCTCAAGACCGTACTTTCTACTACGAAGTGCTACCTTCTAACCAATTAGAACTAGCACTATGGATGGAAAGCGAGCGTATGCTACATGCTAAAATTGACGAAATAGGCGTAGAAACACAGCGTAAGGTTGTAAAAGAAGAAAAAAAGCAACGTTATGACAACACACCTTATGGTCAGATATTGAATGTTGTTTACGAAAACGCTTATACTAAACACCCTTATCGTTGGTCGCCAATAGGTAAGGCACAATATATAGACCAAGCTACATTGAGCGAGTTCATGGATTTCTATAAAACTTTCTATGTACCTAACAATGCTACACTAGCTATTGGTGGAGATCTGAACATCAAGGAAACTAAGAAATTCATCGAGAAATATTTCGGTGGCATTCCTAGGGGAACTAAAGCTATACCACGCCCTACAGAAGTAGAACCAGCACAAACTGCTGAAAAGCGTGTTGAATTTTATGATAATGTTCAACTACCAGCTGTTGTTATAGGATACCATACTCCTAAAATGGGTACTAAAGACTGGTATGCATTACAATTATTAACACAAATGCTATCTCAAGGTCAAAGCTCTCGTTTCCAAAAAGAGCTTGTAGACAAACAACAAAAAGGACTAGCAGTAGGTGCATTTATGATACCTAATGAAGATCCGGGTGTTGCTTTCATGTTTGGTATTACTAACCAAGGTGTAAAACCAGCAGAAATAGAAGAAGCAATGCTTGCTGAAATTGAGAAAGTAAAAACAGGCAATATTGATGATGAGGAATACCAAAAACTTATCAACCAAGCAGAGAATGATTTTGTAACACAAAATAGAAGCATACAAGGTATTGTAGAAAACTTAGCTACTTATCACACTTATTTTAAAGATGCTGATCTAATTAATACAGAGTTGGAGAACTACACCAGTATTACAAAAGCAGATCTTAAACGTGTTGCTAATAAGTATTTCACAAAACAAAACAGACTAGTTGTTTATTACCTACCAAAATCTGAAGAAAAGAAAGGTTAA
- the hxpB gene encoding hexitol phosphatase HxpB, whose product MLNTAIYDMDGLLLDTEPLWGECMLRVAQHHGIPISRDKFKETTGLTIYEVTEYWAIKYPWSGASSIQVADDILDDIIATAKIKGSIMPGVLASIDMLKKEGYKIGLASSSTTRMIDELITHFDLKQYFDAVVSADMVELGKPHPAVFLSCAKQLNSTPLESVVFEDSINGVIAGKAARMKVIAVPDEIHYDNPRFAIADKKLSSLEELSMNLLRTI is encoded by the coding sequence ATGCTTAACACCGCTATATATGATATGGATGGCTTGCTACTGGATACGGAACCATTGTGGGGAGAATGTATGTTAAGAGTAGCACAACATCATGGTATACCTATTTCTAGAGATAAATTTAAGGAAACAACAGGATTGACAATATATGAGGTTACGGAGTATTGGGCTATAAAATATCCGTGGAGTGGTGCTAGTTCTATACAGGTGGCCGATGATATATTAGACGATATTATAGCAACCGCTAAAATAAAAGGATCGATTATGCCGGGCGTTTTAGCGTCTATCGATATGCTAAAAAAAGAAGGTTATAAAATAGGCTTAGCTTCTTCTTCAACTACACGCATGATAGATGAATTGATTACGCATTTTGATCTAAAGCAATACTTTGACGCTGTAGTATCTGCTGATATGGTTGAATTGGGTAAGCCGCACCCAGCGGTATTTTTAAGTTGTGCTAAACAGCTTAACAGTACTCCTCTTGAGAGTGTTGTATTTGAGGATTCTATAAATGGTGTTATAGCAGGAAAAGCAGCTAGAATGAAGGTGATAGCTGTGCCTGATGAAATTCACTATGACAATCCAAGGTTTGCAATAGCGGATAAAAAGCTGAGCAGTTTGGAAGAGTTGAGTATGAACTTGCTGAGGACTATATAG
- a CDS encoding RNA polymerase sigma factor, which yields MRLISYMHDATDNDIIDDILKGQQKPFAILVERYQHYVYTLTLRYIKDNQEAEEIAQDIFVKAYHALYSFNKNSKFSTWLYTIARNTCLSHLRKTNPKFEEIQDDNIGYNASFPIEQKSEKEQLSLAINKLTKQEGEIITLFYLHEQTIEEIERITGLSKSNIKVRLYRARKNLKTILERYSDAALIDNNK from the coding sequence ATGCGTCTTATATCATATATGCACGATGCAACTGATAATGATATCATTGACGATATACTAAAAGGGCAACAAAAACCTTTTGCTATATTGGTCGAGCGTTATCAGCATTATGTATATACGCTTACCCTACGCTACATAAAAGACAATCAGGAAGCAGAAGAAATAGCACAAGATATATTTGTGAAAGCATACCACGCACTATACAGCTTTAATAAAAACAGTAAGTTTAGTACATGGCTGTATACTATTGCCAGAAACACATGCTTATCCCATCTTAGAAAGACCAACCCTAAATTTGAAGAGATACAGGATGACAACATAGGTTATAATGCCTCTTTTCCTATAGAACAGAAATCAGAAAAAGAACAATTAAGTTTAGCTATTAACAAACTGACTAAACAAGAAGGAGAAATAATAACCCTATTCTATCTACATGAGCAAACTATTGAAGAGATTGAACGTATAACAGGACTTAGTAAGAGTAACATAAAAGTAAGACTATATAGAGCTAGAAAAAACTTAAAAACAATACTAGAGCGATATTCCGACGCAGCACTAATTGATAACAATAAGTAG
- a CDS encoding DUF6249 domain-containing protein, producing MYQAAEVLIPMSFFATVLGLFFMRSRENMALIENGINPRKNFGGPRPYVYMKYALLLVGAGLGLLIAYIVDVAWLHEATKYVDKNGVMRHNDTAAIYFSMLAIGGGLGLYLAYKQERKHWNEGRVDDNSSNNE from the coding sequence ATGTATCAAGCTGCTGAAGTATTAATCCCGATGTCTTTTTTTGCTACTGTGCTGGGGCTGTTTTTTATGCGGAGTAGAGAGAATATGGCATTGATAGAGAATGGCATTAACCCACGAAAAAACTTTGGAGGTCCTAGACCTTATGTTTATATGAAATATGCCTTGCTATTGGTAGGTGCAGGTTTGGGATTGTTGATAGCCTATATTGTAGATGTGGCTTGGTTGCACGAGGCTACTAAATATGTAGATAAGAATGGCGTTATGAGACATAATGATACCGCTGCAATATATTTTTCCATGCTAGCTATAGGTGGCGGTTTAGGGCTTTATCTTGCCTATAAGCAAGAGCGCAAACACTGGAACGAAGGACGCGTTGATGATAATAGTAGTAATAATGAATAA
- a CDS encoding DUF1572 family protein translates to METTLDYLKSTKQQFTYYKQLGEKSMAQLPDNKLFLQPNENSNSIATIAKHLWGNMLSRWTDFLTTDGEKEWRQRDAEFENDIQTREELLSKWNEGWQCLFNALDSISDKDLSKTIYIRNDGHTILEAINRQVAHYAYHVGQIVYAAKLLKEEEWSSLSIPKNASAQYNEKKFSQEKGDRHFTDDLLKN, encoded by the coding sequence ATGGAAACAACACTTGACTATCTAAAAAGCACCAAACAGCAATTCACCTACTACAAGCAACTTGGAGAAAAGTCTATGGCGCAACTACCAGATAACAAGCTGTTCTTACAACCTAATGAAAACAGCAATAGTATAGCCACTATTGCTAAACACCTTTGGGGAAATATGTTGAGTCGCTGGACAGACTTTCTTACTACAGACGGAGAAAAGGAATGGCGTCAACGCGATGCAGAGTTTGAAAACGACATTCAAACAAGAGAAGAACTGCTCAGCAAATGGAATGAAGGTTGGCAATGTTTATTCAATGCTTTAGATAGCATATCAGACAAAGACTTATCTAAAACCATATACATACGCAACGATGGGCATACTATACTAGAGGCTATAAATAGACAAGTAGCGCACTATGCTTATCATGTGGGCCAAATAGTGTATGCTGCCAAGCTGCTAAAAGAAGAGGAATGGAGCAGCTTATCTATCCCCAAAAACGCTTCAGCACAATACAATGAAAAGAAATTTTCACAAGAAAAGGGAGACCGGCACTTTACCGATGATTTGCTAAAAAACTAA